The following DNA comes from Diceros bicornis minor isolate mBicDic1 chromosome 7, mDicBic1.mat.cur, whole genome shotgun sequence.
CTTATGTGTATGGAGAGGTTGGAGGGTGTCCAAATATAAGTATTGGACTTACTGTGTTTGATGTTCTTGTGATACATTTAGATGGGCAGATGTGTAGAGCTGGAGTTTGGGTAAGAACTCTGGAGATCAGGAGAAGACAGGctagaaataaacatttttaaacaaaaagcatggtctacagatggagagaaaaagaataaatcaggCTTTGTAGATGGGGATGCACAAAGAAGGTATTTGAAATTAGGATTCTGTCTCAGCTGGGATTTGGGGGCTGTGGTTTAGGATACGGATGGTTGAAGCCATCTGAGGGTTCTCCCAGGTTTAGGTACCCCAGGGTGGGAATGAATGCACAGTGTTTGAGAATAATGATTCTGGCAGGTCCTGCTCATCTTCTGGTTCAACTTGAAGCCCATCAGCTTTGCAGGCTGCTTCCTGCAGATGTTCATCATGAATGCATTCCTTCCCATGGAGTCCTCCACCTTTCTGGTCATGGCCTATGACCGTTATGTGTCCATCTGCCACCCACTACGGTACCCATCCATCATCACTGAACAGTTTGTCAGTAATGCAGCCGTCTTCATCGTCTTCCGCAATTTGCTGGCCACACTGCCCACACCAGTTCTGGCTGCCAGGCTCAACTACTGTGCCAGCAATGTGGTGGAGAACTGTATCTGTGCCAACATTTCTGTAGCAAAGCTCTCCTGTGGGGATATTCACCTAAATAAGCTCTACCAATTTGTGAGTGTTTGGTGCCTGTTAGGTTCTGATCTGGTGCTCATCTTGCTATCCTACTGCTTCCTCCTGAGGGCTGTTATGCGTCTGCAGTCAGGAGGTGCAGCCACCAAGGCCTTGAGTACTTGTGGTTCTCATCTCattctcatatttttcttctatacatTGCTATTAGTCTTCATCTTCACAAACAAGGCAGGAAAGAAGGTGTCCTCAGAGGTACCCATTCTTCTCAATGTCTTGCACCACCTCATCCCACCAGCCCTGAACCCCATTGTTTATGGAGTACGAACTCAGGAAATTAAGCAAGGGATTATCAAACTATTCAAGTACCAGTGCTGAGAGATGTGAGTCAAAGATTAAGAATTATGGAAGTCTGAGCATGTTTTAGTAAAGGTTTAATCTTAATGCCACAAGAAACACAATATGACATCCATGCTGCTACCCTCATTTTGAACTTAAACCTTCTTCAACCATTATCACAATATTTACCCTGACTACCCCATCCTCAAATCCTCACTGAACACACGTTTAGGTATTCATTATCTTCTTCATTCTGACCCCTTGCCATCATGATTCTTCAATTActcatttattaagtattttatacttacttAAATAGTTCTCAGTCTTTACATTCTTAGTACCTCTCACATTTAATTCATAGGGCAGAGATGGGACAGCACTTTAAATAGAACATGCGGGTATACGTAGGATTGGGGAAACCAATGAAGACTTTATTTCAATAGTCTGGGTGAAAAGTGATAATGTCTTGGACTAAGGTGGTGAGTGAAAATTGAAGTTATGTGTCACAAGATTTTCTGAGAGTCTATACGTAGGGTATAAAAGATGGAGAGCAATAATAAATGACACCAAGACTTTTTGCAAGAGCAGTTGGAAAGGCAGAATTGCCATTAACTGAGAACCTAGTTTTATCTGTAATATCAGAAATTTCGCTTTGGATACTAAACTCTATTTCCATCCCCAACTCCTCCAAATGACTGTACTTTTGAAATGACTACTAAATATCcaaaaagagaagcaaaagtaaacaatTAGACATGTGGCACTTTTCAGAGGCCAGATCTGTGCTAGAGACAGAAGTTTGAGTTATCAGAGTATGGATGGTATTTAAATCCCATTTAGATGTATGATATGAGATCAAGGAATTATCCACTCATTTCTATCCCTTGCCTCAAGAAACTTCTTCAAATATTGAGTACCCTGGATTAGTGATTGTTTGCTATTTCCCAAAGACTGCTTTCTCATTAAGAAACTATGTTTAATTCTTTGTATCTGCCACATCTAGCattgggcctggcacatagtaggtcctttTTCAATTAACAAATGATTTTGACTTAAAACTTTTGGTCACATTATGTGACATCTGGATTATGGGGTCTTGATCTAAATAATACTGTTTGTTGATGAAATTTCATATGTTGGTTTTAGCAAACATTAAAAGTTATGCCATTTTTATAAGACATTAACATAATTTAGGAGAGTAATGGCCTTCTTATATTCAAAATAGGGGATACAACTTTAAAGTAACATTTAAAATGGTTCAGAAACATagacagtaagctccttgacatcagtcttggcaaggATTTATTGGATTTTAAACTCGAAGCAAAGgcgacaaaagcaaaaataaacaaatgggactacatcaaactaaaaagtttctgtacagtaaaggaagccatcaacaaaatgaaaaggcaacctgctgaacgggggaaaatatttgcaaatcatatatccaataaggggttaatatccaaaatataaaaaaaaactcATGTGGGCTGGCCTgttggtgtagtggtcaagtttggcacattctgcttggggtggggttcgctggttcagaacCCGTGCGCGGatctacaccacttatcagccatactgtggtggtgacccacatataaagtagtggaagattagcacagatgttagctcggggctaatcttccagaggggaaaaaaaaaaaagaattcatacaactcaatagcaaaaaaacaaacaatctgattaaaaaatgggcagaggatctgagcagacatttttccgaagaagacatacacgtggccaacaggtacatgaaaatgtgctcaacatcactgatcatcaaggaaatgcaaatcgaaaccacaatgagatatcatcttacacctgttagaatggttattatcaaaaatagcaagaatgttgagaaaaggaaacctttgtgagctgttggtgggaatgtaaattggtgcagccacaatggaaaacagtatggaggtttctcataaaactaaaaaattgaactaccatatgatccagcaattgcacttcttggtatttatctaaagaaaattaaaacactacttcaaaaagatttatgtacccccttgttcattgcagtataatttacaatagccaagataaagaaacaatgtaagtgtccatcaatggatgaatggagaaaaaaaagaaaaagaaggaaatcttgcaattTGCGActacgtggatggaccttgaggtccttatgctaagtgaaataagtcagacagagcaagacaaatactgtatgatttcacttatatgtggaatctaaaaacaaaaacaaaaatacaagctcatagatacagagaacagattgatgtttgccagaggcagagggtaggAGGTGggtaaaatgggtgaaggtggtcaaaaggtccaaacttgcagttataaaataaataagtcatgaggatgtaatatacagcatgatgactatagttaatattaTATATTGCGTATTTGAAAGTTTCTAGGGaagtagatcttgaaagttctcatgataagaaaaaaatttgtaactatgtatggtggtagatgttaactaaacttattgtgatcatttctcatatataaatattgaatcattatgtttcacacctgaaactaatataatgtcatatgccaattatacctcaataaaaaaaagagatgcaGTCAACAAGATGTTATTAAATTCTTGgtcaacagaaaaaaaacttGAAACCTCTCATGGACTAGTCTGAATGCCGCTGCCCCTCCCCATCCCACATTCTGGAATCCCTCTAAAGTGTATATGGAAGAGTGATTGTCTTAGGTCTCCTTTATTTAGAGCTACTCCAGCCAGATTCAATAATCTACCATTTGGCTCAGATCTGCCTCCAGTGGCATCCAGTCTAGGAGTAATGAGGATGAAATTATACAATCAATCAGTATTTGAAGATGATGCTGTAGTGTTGAGCTCCATTCAATTAAACTTACCCAAGATATAATGTCTCTGTGTTGTAGCATTCCCTCTCTAGAACCATTGTGATAATAGAGTCTGGCCTTTGAACCCCAGCCTCTTCTTTTGTATGTGTCTGGTTGTAGAATTGGGTCCCTGGTTTGGTTCTGACCTGAGTTCCCATTCTACTATTCTGCACTGGCCTCCAGTCCTGAGCCAGGCCTAGAATGATTGTCACCTTCTTGGAGCCAGTTCTCCTTTTTCTCCAACCCATGATGCATCAAGTCTGGAAAATAGGAAGTGGTTCTAAATGGCCAGTTATAGAGAATATAGAGGGGTACAGGTGGAAAATGGGGCTGGACAGGTAGGCTTGAGCATGGAGCATGGAGCATCTACGCCAGGGTAAGGAGTTGAAATCTTATCCTGTAGGagaaaggttttaagcagaggcATGACCTAACTAATTGTGTCTTTTAGAAAGATTATTCAGACAGCAGCCTGAGGGTGGAACAAGAGGGAAACACGGTAGGAACAGAGACGGCGGAGAGCAAGCTGTGGTAGTAATCCAAGCAAGCAAGATGCTCTAAAAATGTTGGAGAGAGAAGAGGTAGACGAGGCATGAGCATTGGGAGATCTGTTAAGTCCCTAAAGCCTTGCAGAGTTGAATGTCCCAGGCTTGGGTGATTGGTTGATGACATTTATCAAACAGGGTGCACAGGAGGAAGAGCTAGTGTAGGAAGAAATATACCAAAGTCCTTTTAGAAAATGTGTGGTCACTCCTGCGGAAGCAAACAAGGGCAGGATGTTGTGGACAGTGCTCTAGCTATTTCAGGATGGCTGAAGGAGCTGGGACTCCTTGACTAAGTCACTGTACTATCCACGCCTTTTTCTCCTCCTCGACAGGAGGAAAGCAAGTTATGATCTCCTCTTTCCTCACGGGGGTGTAGGAGGCTTGTTTAGCTATTTCCTATAGCGGTGCCACATCCAGATGAAAGGAGCTCTGTTAGTGAGGAGCAGAAGGAGCCCAAGCACAAAGAAATGTTGAAAAGGCTGCCTGAAGGGTAGGAGAGAGGATTGCAGGGGGTTCATTCTGGCCtcacaataaaatttaaagatccagagatgaaaaacaaaagatacaGGCAGCAGAAGATATGGATTCGTTCTCTCTCCAGATGGATtagcatttggattgtttttccCAGATGTAACTGGCCTGGAttaaaaatttaccatctttcTCCCACAAGGGGACAGGTACATGGAGGCAGTGAAGACCCAGGGGGCTCCTAGAGAGACAGCTGTCAGCTCATCAGCTCACCATGGAGACCACTTTCTGTAGAGCTGCGAAGGCTGGGACCAGTCAGGCTTCAGGATTGAGATGCCTTTCCTCCTGTGGGTCAGGGAGCCGCTACGGGTCCCTCCACTCTCACAAAGCCCAAGGGGACAGTACGCCAGACACCAGAGCCCAGAAgcctggagaaaataaaaagaattgtgcTTGGCAATAAACACCAGATGGCTCCCATTCAGGGAAGACTTTCAAAGTGTCCACAGCTTCCTTTCTTCTCAGCTCACCCCTGAGGCAGCCCCTCCAGCTGCACCTGGCTCCTACAAGCTGCTCCTTCCAGGGGCTCTGTGAAAATGGGTCCGACTTTGTGAGTTTGATAAACAACTTCTCTAGCTTATAAGTTTCTTCTTCTGCCTGCATGAATTGGCTCCTTCCAGGGGCTCTGTGAAAATGGATCAGACTTTGTGAGTTGGAAAAACAACTTCTCTAGCTTACAAGTTTCTTCTTCTGCCTGCATGACTTGGCTCCTTCACACTCACCCTtccgctcccctcccctccttgccCCATCTCTACACTTGAGTCTTATCCATCATTCAAGGCCCAGACAAATTGCACCTCCCCCCAAGCCTTCCTAGGTTCCCCAGTAGGATTGTGTCTCTTTCACCTTTTCCTCCTGTGTCTCATATAACCTTAAATCTACTTGCATTATATTTACTGTGGTTCTAAGTTTCTCTCACACTCTTAATTTTCAACCCTTGCAGAGCAGGGCTGTGTTG
Coding sequences within:
- the LOC131408097 gene encoding olfactory receptor 56A4-like: MVLSLNNTGTQVTEFQMICFPGMQDTQHWLSIVLAPLLVLALGANFVLLLATWQEASLHEPMYYLLAILSMLDVILCLTVIPKVLLIFWFNLKPISFAGCFLQMFIMNAFLPMESSTFLVMAYDRYVSICHPLRYPSIITEQFVSNAAVFIVFRNLLATLPTPVLAARLNYCASNVVENCICANISVAKLSCGDIHLNKLYQFVSVWCLLGSDLVLILLSYCFLLRAVMRLQSGGAATKALSTCGSHLILIFFFYTLLLVFIFTNKAGKKVSSEVPILLNVLHHLIPPALNPIVYGVRTQEIKQGIIKLFKYQC